In Hemicordylus capensis ecotype Gifberg chromosome 3, rHemCap1.1.pri, whole genome shotgun sequence, one DNA window encodes the following:
- the ATP6AP2 gene encoding renin receptor isoform X2, translating into MGFSIEEDLAWPGLAVGDLFRRPRATVLVTVAGIDKLMLPKTGISYPVENAVPFSLDGVANAIHTLFSEETPVVVQLAPSEERVYMAGKANSVFEDLSVTLRQLRNRLFQDNSILASLPLNSLSRNNEVDLLFLSELQVLHDITSLLSRHKHLAKDHSPDLYSLELSGLEEIGKRYGEDSQQFKDASQILADSLQKFADEMYSLYGGNAVVEVVTMKTFDTPLVRKSRSILQSTQSPKVPDNQYNLGYPYGFNYAVIFNIILWIMIGLAIAVIVISYNLWNMDPGYDSIIYRMTNQKIRMD; encoded by the exons ATGGGCTTCTCTATTGAGGAA GACCTGGCTTGGCCTGGGCTCGCCGTAGGTGATCTCTTCCGGCGTCCTCGAGCGACAGTCCTAGTCACAGTGGCAGGAATAGACAAGCTAATGCTGCCTAAGACTGGCATATCTTACCCAGTTGAGAAT GCAGTTCCTTTCAGCCTTGATGGTGTTGCAAATGCTATTCATACCTTGTTTTCTGAGGAAACTCCTGTTGTTGTACAGCTAGCTCCTAGTGAAGAG AGAGTGTATATGGCAGGAAAGGCAAATTCTGTATTCGAGGACCTTTCAGTCACGCTGCGGCAGCTTCGGAATAGATTATTCCAGGATAATTCAATTCTTGCTTCTCTTCCTCTCAACTCTCTGAGCAGAAACAATGAG GTTGATCTGCTCTTTCTGTCTGAATTGCAAGTCCTGCATGATATCACAAGCTTG CTATCCAGGCACAAGCACCTAGCCAAGGATCATTCACCAGACCTATATTCTCTAGAGCTCTCTGGGCTGGAAGAAATTGGTAAACGGTATGGGGAAGATTCTCAGCAGTTCAAGGATGCCTCTCAGATTCTTGCAGACTCTCTACAAAAG TTTGCAGATGAGATGTACAGCCTCTATGGTGGTAATGCAGTAGTTGAAGTGGTGACCATGAAGACGTTTGACACTCCCCTTGTGAGGAAATCACGATCCATCCTACAGTCTACACAG TCTCCCAAAGTCCCAGACAATCAATATAACTTGGGATATCCATACGGTTTTAACTATGCCGTAATCTTCAATATAATTCTGTGGATCATGATTGGCCTGGCCATAGCCGTGATTGTCATCTCCTACAACCTCTGGAACATGGACCCAGGCTATGACAGTATCATTTACAGAATGACCAACCAGAAGATTAGGATGGATTAA
- the ATP6AP2 gene encoding renin receptor isoform X1 has translation MLGTGLVVWALVLLVSGTLANEFSVLRSPESVVFREGSWPIPGDRIPDVAALSMGFSIEEDLAWPGLAVGDLFRRPRATVLVTVAGIDKLMLPKTGISYPVENAVPFSLDGVANAIHTLFSEETPVVVQLAPSEERVYMAGKANSVFEDLSVTLRQLRNRLFQDNSILASLPLNSLSRNNEVDLLFLSELQVLHDITSLLSRHKHLAKDHSPDLYSLELSGLEEIGKRYGEDSQQFKDASQILADSLQKFADEMYSLYGGNAVVEVVTMKTFDTPLVRKSRSILQSTQSPKVPDNQYNLGYPYGFNYAVIFNIILWIMIGLAIAVIVISYNLWNMDPGYDSIIYRMTNQKIRMD, from the exons GTACGCTTGCGAATGAATTCAGTGTATTAAGATCTCCTGAGTCTGTTGTTTTCCGTGAAGGAAGTTGGCCAATACCTGGAGACCGAATTCCAGATGTGGCAGCATTATCCATGGGCTTCTCTATTGAGGAA GACCTGGCTTGGCCTGGGCTCGCCGTAGGTGATCTCTTCCGGCGTCCTCGAGCGACAGTCCTAGTCACAGTGGCAGGAATAGACAAGCTAATGCTGCCTAAGACTGGCATATCTTACCCAGTTGAGAAT GCAGTTCCTTTCAGCCTTGATGGTGTTGCAAATGCTATTCATACCTTGTTTTCTGAGGAAACTCCTGTTGTTGTACAGCTAGCTCCTAGTGAAGAG AGAGTGTATATGGCAGGAAAGGCAAATTCTGTATTCGAGGACCTTTCAGTCACGCTGCGGCAGCTTCGGAATAGATTATTCCAGGATAATTCAATTCTTGCTTCTCTTCCTCTCAACTCTCTGAGCAGAAACAATGAG GTTGATCTGCTCTTTCTGTCTGAATTGCAAGTCCTGCATGATATCACAAGCTTG CTATCCAGGCACAAGCACCTAGCCAAGGATCATTCACCAGACCTATATTCTCTAGAGCTCTCTGGGCTGGAAGAAATTGGTAAACGGTATGGGGAAGATTCTCAGCAGTTCAAGGATGCCTCTCAGATTCTTGCAGACTCTCTACAAAAG TTTGCAGATGAGATGTACAGCCTCTATGGTGGTAATGCAGTAGTTGAAGTGGTGACCATGAAGACGTTTGACACTCCCCTTGTGAGGAAATCACGATCCATCCTACAGTCTACACAG TCTCCCAAAGTCCCAGACAATCAATATAACTTGGGATATCCATACGGTTTTAACTATGCCGTAATCTTCAATATAATTCTGTGGATCATGATTGGCCTGGCCATAGCCGTGATTGTCATCTCCTACAACCTCTGGAACATGGACCCAGGCTATGACAGTATCATTTACAGAATGACCAACCAGAAGATTAGGATGGATTAA